A genomic stretch from Actinomadura rubteroloni includes:
- a CDS encoding helix-turn-helix domain-containing protein codes for MADVPRGVLYPDQHAPIVTVATYPPSTDLAACVEYYWHVRWEAAEPYETKVLSHPNIHLVFEEPVPLVYGVDRSVFTRRLTGTGHVLGVRFLPGGFHPLWPGPAADLTDRRVPASSLLGPAVDELNARVLADPADTSVVEDFLRPRLAAPRPPGAADAAEIVRRITADPSLVRVDRLAADLGVSVRTLQRLFADHVGVSPKWVLRRARLHEAAARAHAGTAVDWAALASDLGYSDQAHLTRDFTAAVGVPPGRYARA; via the coding sequence ATGGCCGACGTACCGCGCGGAGTGCTCTATCCGGACCAGCACGCCCCGATCGTCACGGTCGCGACCTATCCGCCGAGCACCGATCTCGCCGCGTGCGTCGAGTACTACTGGCACGTCCGGTGGGAGGCGGCCGAGCCGTACGAGACGAAGGTGCTGTCGCATCCGAACATCCATCTGGTGTTCGAGGAGCCCGTCCCGCTCGTGTACGGCGTGGACCGGTCGGTGTTCACGCGCCGCCTCACCGGGACGGGCCACGTGCTCGGCGTCCGGTTCCTGCCCGGCGGGTTCCATCCGCTGTGGCCGGGCCCGGCGGCGGACCTGACGGACCGGCGCGTCCCGGCGTCAAGTCTGCTCGGCCCGGCGGTGGACGAGCTGAACGCGCGCGTCCTCGCCGACCCCGCGGACACCTCCGTCGTGGAGGACTTCCTGCGGCCCCGGCTCGCCGCGCCCCGGCCGCCGGGCGCGGCCGACGCGGCGGAGATCGTCCGGCGGATCACCGCCGACCCGTCCCTGGTCCGGGTGGACCGGCTCGCCGCCGACCTCGGCGTCTCGGTGCGGACGCTCCAGCGCCTCTTCGCCGACCATGTCGGCGTCTCCCCGAAGTGGGTGCTGCGCCGCGCCCGCCTGCACGAGGCCGCCGCACGCGCCCACGCGGGGACGGCCGTGGACTGGGCCGCGCTCGCGTCCGACCTCGGCTACAGCGACCAGGCCCATCTGACGCGCGACTTCACCGCCGCCGTGGGCGTCCCGCCCGGCCGCTACGCACGCGCCTGA
- a CDS encoding SDR family NAD(P)-dependent oxidoreductase, whose product MEKIAVVTGASSGIGREVARALARRGFRVGMVGRSEVRGADAAAAVRADAPDARIETFFGDLSSRAEVRGLAERILDRYPRLDVLVNNAGVHLRRAKVSVDGFDRMVATNHLGPFLLTGLLRDLLVKSAPSRIVVVASEAYRRAGTLDPARFAEPGVYGAGGSHRVYARTKLLNVLFAAELADRLAGTGVAVHALCPGPVATGLGRDLPVPSRTGALLARTPLLRTPEQAARAVVRLAADPGYDTGTGYHASVRPARLLRASPAVRDPALRRAVWERSEQLVGLPSR is encoded by the coding sequence ATGGAGAAGATCGCGGTCGTCACCGGGGCGTCATCGGGGATCGGCAGGGAAGTCGCCCGCGCGTTGGCCCGGCGCGGCTTCCGCGTCGGGATGGTCGGCCGCAGCGAGGTGCGGGGCGCCGACGCCGCCGCGGCCGTCCGCGCGGACGCCCCGGACGCCCGGATCGAGACGTTCTTCGGCGACCTGTCCTCGCGCGCCGAGGTCCGCGGACTCGCCGAACGGATCCTGGACCGCTATCCCCGGCTGGACGTCCTCGTGAACAACGCGGGCGTCCACCTGCGCCGCGCCAAGGTCAGCGTGGACGGCTTCGACCGCATGGTCGCCACCAACCACCTCGGCCCGTTCCTGCTCACCGGCCTGCTGCGCGACCTGCTCGTGAAGTCCGCGCCGTCGCGGATCGTGGTGGTCGCGTCCGAGGCGTACCGGCGCGCGGGGACGCTGGACCCGGCGCGGTTCGCCGAGCCCGGCGTGTACGGGGCCGGCGGCTCGCACCGGGTGTACGCGCGGACGAAGCTGCTGAACGTCCTGTTCGCCGCCGAACTGGCCGACCGGCTCGCCGGGACGGGCGTGGCCGTCCACGCGTTGTGTCCCGGGCCGGTCGCGACGGGCCTCGGGCGCGACCTGCCCGTCCCGTCGCGGACCGGCGCGCTCCTGGCGCGGACGCCGCTGCTGCGCACCCCCGAGCAGGCCGCGCGGGCCGTGGTGCGGCTGGCCGCCGACCCCGGCTACGACACCGGCACCGGCTACCACGCGTCGGTGCGTCCGGCGCGGCTGCTGCGCGCGTCCCCGGCCGTGCGCGACCCGGCGCTGCGCCGGGCGGTATGGGAGCGTTCGGAGCAGCTCGTCGGGCTTCCGTCCCGCTAG
- a CDS encoding winged helix-turn-helix transcriptional regulator, translating into MVRRTRLDDSECPVARSVDAIGDWWSLLIVRDAFDGSRRFGEFQRSLGVAKNILAARLRALVDGGVLASVPARDGGAHREYVLTEKGEALFPVVVALRQWGEGHFFAPGEERSRLVDRRDGRPLRPLEVRAGDGRPVAPADTVVEKPGG; encoded by the coding sequence ATGGTGCGGCGGACGAGGCTGGACGACAGCGAGTGCCCGGTCGCGCGCTCGGTGGACGCCATCGGCGACTGGTGGTCCCTGCTGATCGTGCGCGACGCGTTCGACGGCAGCCGGCGCTTCGGCGAGTTCCAGCGGAGCCTCGGCGTCGCGAAGAACATCCTCGCGGCGCGGCTGCGGGCGCTGGTGGACGGCGGCGTGCTCGCGTCCGTCCCGGCCCGCGACGGCGGCGCGCACCGCGAGTACGTCCTGACGGAGAAGGGCGAGGCGCTGTTCCCCGTCGTCGTCGCGCTGCGGCAGTGGGGCGAGGGGCACTTCTTCGCGCCCGGCGAGGAGCGCTCACGGCTCGTGGACCGCCGGGACGGGCGTCCGCTGCGCCCGCTGGAGGTCCGCGCCGGCGACGGACGCCCCGTCGCGCCCGCCGACACCGTCGTCGAGAAGCCGGGGGGATGA
- a CDS encoding alpha/beta fold hydrolase — MGFVTTRDGTEIYYHDWGSGPPVLFSHGWPLNADAWQDQMKAVADAGYRAIAHDRRGHGRSSQPYGGYDFDTFADDLSDLIEALDLKGVSLVGHSMGGGEITRYIGRYGTGRVGKAVLLSAIPPLLVQTESNPEGVPKDVLEGLKDGILHERSQFWLDLADQFYGANRPGSDVTGGNKYAFWLMAMQENVQAGVACVDAFASTDFTEDLRRFDVPTLIVHGDDDQIVPIDATARKAAEIVSYANLTVYEGGSHGMASVPGYKERFNRDLLDFLGS, encoded by the coding sequence ATGGGGTTCGTGACCACCCGCGACGGAACGGAGATCTACTACCACGACTGGGGCAGCGGCCCGCCCGTGCTGTTCAGCCACGGCTGGCCCCTGAACGCCGACGCGTGGCAGGACCAGATGAAGGCGGTCGCGGACGCCGGGTACCGCGCCATCGCGCACGACCGGCGGGGCCACGGCCGCTCCAGCCAGCCCTACGGCGGCTACGACTTCGACACGTTCGCCGACGACCTGTCCGACCTCATCGAGGCGCTGGACCTCAAGGGCGTGTCGCTCGTCGGGCACTCGATGGGCGGCGGCGAGATCACCCGCTACATCGGCCGGTACGGCACCGGACGGGTCGGCAAGGCCGTCCTGCTGTCGGCGATCCCGCCGCTGCTCGTGCAGACCGAGTCCAACCCCGAGGGCGTGCCGAAGGACGTCCTGGAGGGCCTCAAGGACGGCATCCTGCACGAGCGCTCGCAGTTCTGGCTGGACCTCGCCGACCAGTTCTACGGCGCGAACCGTCCCGGAAGCGACGTCACCGGCGGCAACAAGTACGCCTTCTGGCTGATGGCGATGCAGGAGAACGTCCAGGCGGGCGTGGCGTGCGTGGACGCCTTCGCCTCGACCGACTTCACCGAGGACCTGCGGCGCTTCGACGTGCCGACGCTGATCGTCCACGGCGACGACGACCAGATCGTCCCGATCGACGCGACGGCGCGCAAGGCCGCCGAGATCGTCTCGTACGCGAACCTGACCGTCTACGAGGGCGGGTCGCACGGGATGGCGAGCGTGCCCGGGTACAAGGAGCGCTTCAACCGGGACCTGCTGGACTTCCTCGGTTCCTGA
- a CDS encoding TIGR03086 family metal-binding protein, with protein sequence MNELHEHMTACAREAARVARGVEGTPLDGATPCTEYDVRALVNHWVLYTSYGLERRARREQIPDELTARDFVAEDGWADAYAAQLDRAVKAWDDPAVWEGDIDFGAGSAPAADVAALIVKEMAVHGWDVAKATGQEFEVPSATGEFLYGVVERNAEMYRQYKGFAEPAAEPAGATAFERALALSGRDPRWTP encoded by the coding sequence ATGAACGAACTGCACGAGCACATGACCGCGTGCGCGCGGGAGGCGGCGCGGGTGGCGCGGGGCGTCGAGGGCACGCCGCTGGACGGCGCGACCCCCTGCACGGAGTACGACGTCCGCGCGCTGGTGAACCACTGGGTCCTCTACACGTCCTACGGGCTGGAGCGCCGCGCCCGCCGCGAGCAGATCCCGGACGAGCTGACGGCCCGCGACTTCGTCGCCGAGGACGGCTGGGCCGACGCCTACGCCGCGCAACTCGACCGCGCGGTCAAGGCGTGGGACGACCCGGCGGTGTGGGAGGGCGACATCGACTTCGGCGCCGGATCGGCCCCGGCGGCGGACGTGGCGGCGCTCATCGTCAAGGAGATGGCCGTCCACGGCTGGGACGTCGCGAAGGCCACCGGCCAGGAGTTCGAGGTCCCGTCCGCGACCGGCGAGTTCCTGTACGGCGTCGTGGAGCGCAACGCCGAGATGTACCGGCAGTACAAGGGGTTCGCCGAGCCCGCCGCCGAGCCCGCCGGGGCCACCGCGTTCGAGAGGGCCCTCGCGCTGTCGGGCCGCGATCCGCGCTGGACGCCCTGA
- a CDS encoding EI24 domain-containing protein, which produces MHPGNPKPSFFRDLFTGIGYLFWGIGWTARNPGQWLFGLIPALIVLVVYVAALTALAFNLDDLASWVTPFADGWSPGARDTARVVAGIAIFGATLFVAILLFTALTLLVGDPFYEKIAERVEDSAGGAPPEPDVPLGVQIVRAVRDGLLLGVIALAFGLVFFVCGFLPVVGQTVVPVVAAFVSGWFLTAELTSIALERRGLLRRERFARLRANRGLTLGFGVATFAVFLIPLGAVVAMPGAVAGATLLARERLAVPPPARPYR; this is translated from the coding sequence GTGCATCCTGGGAACCCGAAACCGTCGTTCTTCCGCGACCTGTTCACCGGAATCGGCTATCTCTTCTGGGGGATCGGCTGGACGGCGCGGAATCCCGGGCAGTGGCTGTTCGGGCTGATCCCGGCGCTGATCGTCCTCGTCGTGTACGTCGCGGCGCTGACGGCGCTCGCCTTCAACCTGGACGACCTCGCCTCCTGGGTGACGCCGTTCGCCGACGGCTGGTCGCCGGGCGCCCGCGACACCGCCCGCGTCGTCGCGGGCATCGCGATCTTCGGCGCGACGCTGTTCGTCGCGATCCTGCTGTTCACGGCGCTGACGCTGCTGGTCGGCGACCCGTTCTACGAGAAGATCGCCGAGCGCGTCGAGGACTCCGCGGGCGGGGCGCCGCCGGAGCCGGACGTGCCGCTCGGCGTCCAGATCGTCCGGGCCGTCCGGGACGGGCTGCTCCTCGGCGTCATCGCGCTGGCCTTCGGGCTCGTGTTCTTCGTCTGCGGATTCCTGCCCGTCGTGGGGCAGACGGTCGTCCCGGTGGTGGCAGCGTTCGTGTCGGGCTGGTTCCTCACGGCCGAACTGACGTCCATCGCGCTGGAGCGGCGCGGCCTGCTGCGCCGCGAGCGGTTCGCGCGGCTGCGCGCGAACCGGGGCCTGACGCTCGGGTTCGGCGTCGCGACGTTCGCGGTGTTCCTGATCCCGCTCGGCGCGGTCGTCGCGATGCCCGGCGCCGTCGCGGGCGCGACGCTGCTGGCGCGCGAACGGCTCGCCGTGCCGCCGCCCGCCCGGCCGTACCGCTGA
- a CDS encoding SAM-dependent methyltransferase, with protein MAPEPPPPATAAARIDTTRPHSARVWDHWLGGKDNYKVDRELGDQVERTFPHVVAMARAGRAFMHRAVAHLARDAGIRQFLDIGTGMPTAPNVHEVAQGIAPESRVVYADNDPAVLAHARALLTSTGPGSCAYLDADLREPGRVLSLAGRSLNLGEPVAVLLISVLHFIGDDEDAVSIVGRLMGRLAPGSHLAITHATDEIGGPAVTEAMEAWNRTVVTPLRPRGRAAFTELFFTRLGLELVEPGVVSPPHWRPGASAAPHQPDVPYWVGVARKP; from the coding sequence ATGGCGCCCGAGCCCCCGCCGCCCGCGACGGCGGCGGCCCGCATCGACACGACGCGGCCCCATTCGGCCCGCGTGTGGGACCACTGGCTCGGCGGCAAGGACAACTACAAGGTCGACCGTGAGCTGGGCGACCAGGTGGAGCGAACGTTCCCGCACGTCGTCGCGATGGCCCGCGCCGGGCGCGCGTTCATGCACCGCGCCGTCGCCCATCTCGCCCGCGACGCCGGGATCCGGCAGTTCCTCGACATCGGGACGGGCATGCCGACGGCCCCGAACGTCCACGAGGTCGCGCAGGGCATCGCGCCGGAGTCGCGGGTCGTGTACGCCGACAACGACCCGGCCGTCCTCGCGCACGCCCGCGCGCTGCTCACCTCGACCGGCCCCGGCTCCTGCGCCTACCTCGACGCCGACCTGCGCGAGCCCGGACGCGTTCTGTCGCTGGCCGGCCGGTCCCTGAACCTAGGCGAACCCGTCGCGGTCCTGCTGATCAGCGTGCTGCACTTCATCGGCGACGACGAGGACGCCGTCAGCATCGTCGGCCGCCTGATGGGGCGCCTGGCCCCCGGCAGCCACCTCGCGATCACGCACGCGACCGACGAGATCGGCGGCCCGGCGGTCACGGAGGCGATGGAGGCGTGGAACCGGACGGTCGTGACCCCGCTCCGCCCGCGCGGGCGCGCCGCGTTCACCGAGCTGTTCTTCACGCGGCTCGGCCTGGAGCTGGTGGAGCCGGGGGTGGTGTCGCCGCCGCACTGGCGTCCGGGGGCGTCCGCCGCGCCGCACCAGCCGGACGTGCCGTACTGGGTCGGCGTGGCGCGCAAGCCGTAG